Sequence from the Pirellulales bacterium genome:
CGTCCCCCGTTCGCCCCGAAACCTCCCGAGGCGACAACCCCAGGACCGATATTGCCGCATCCGCCACGGATTCCCCCAAAGCTTCCCCTCCCTCCAAGCCTCGCGAAGGTTTTTCCGGACGGACTTCGCCCCTGGGGGGGCGCGTGGGCCAGTTGCACAGGGGCGCGTCGGCCACCTCGACCTTGACGGCCACGGGTTCCACCCTGGACAGCGCTCCCTTGCGTCGGGATGACTACATTCCCCCGGGTGGCGTGGTGCGGGCTAAACCCCAAATGCTAACGGGCCGCAAGGAGCCTGATTCCGAAGGGGGAGAGGATAAAACCAAACAACGCGGCAAAAAAGAACCGCCTAAGCCCACGATTCGCGTCGCCCCTATTAACTTGGCGCCGCTGACCCCCCCCAAACCACAAAAGTCCAACGAGCCCGCGCCGCAAAAGCCGGTGATCCGGTTGCCGGTGGACGTTATCAAATCATCCAAGGCTGGCGGAGCCAAACCGCTCGAAGCGCACATGAAGCGCTCCGAGGCCAAAACCGCCGAACAGCCCAAGGGACGCGCGGTAGCCAAGGCGCTCACCCCTGAGGAAGAAAAGGAAGCCAAAAAGAAGGGCAAAAGCGGCCCCGCCGAGCAACAGGACATGCTGCTGGGGGGACGCGAGGGACGGCTAAAGACCCGCAAAGAAAAAGACGTTCAAAAACCCAAGGCCAAGGTGGAAGATGAGGATGCACCTGTAGGGCGGATTTCCCGTCCGGTCAATCGCAACAAAATCATCCGCCGCGGTTCGGGAAGCACCGCCGCGCCTCGAAAGTCCAAGATTGTGCTGCAAATCCCCTGCTCGGTAAGGGAATTCTCCGAAGCCGCCGGTATCTCCGCGGCCCAAGTTCTGGGTAAATTATTGGGCATGGGAAAAATGGTCACCATCACCGGCTTGCTGGATGATGAGACGGCGGAGTTCCTGGCGCTGGAATTTGGCGTGGAGGTGGAACTGCGCAAACCGGCGGACGCGGAAGAGACCTTATTGTCCGACGCCGATGCCGAGGATGATCCCGCCACCCTGCTGTCCCGCCCGCCGGTCATCACTTTTTTGGGACACGTCGATCACGGCAAAACCAGCTTGCTGGATAAGATTATCGGCATTGACGTGGCCAGCGGCGAAAGCGGGGGGATCACCCAGCATATTCGCGCGTATCAAATCGAACATCATGGCCGCCAGATCTCGTTTGTGGATACGCCGGGGCATGAGGCCTTTACCGAAATGCGGGCCCGCGGGGCCAATGTGACCGACATCGCCGTGCTGGTTGTCGCCGCCGACGACGGCGTCATGCCCCAGACCGAGGAAGCGATCAGCCACGCCCGCGCGGCGGGCGTGCCGATTGTCGTGGCCCTCAATAAAATCGACCTGCCCGGCGTGGACGAACAAAAAATCTTTAGCCAGTTGGCCACGGCGGGACTGCTTCCCACCGAATGGGGGGGCGAAGTTGAAGTCGTCCGCACCAGCGCCCTCACCGGCAAGGGGTTGGATGATCTTTTGGAAACGCTGTTTACCATCGCCGAATTGCACGAACTACGGGCCAATCCCGACCGTCTGGCGGTCGGCACCTGTCTGGAGGCCGAAGTGCATGGCGACCGGGGCG
This genomic interval carries:
- the infB gene encoding translation initiation factor IF-2; translation: SPVRPETSRGDNPRTDIAASATDSPKASPPSKPREGFSGRTSPLGGRVGQLHRGASATSTLTATGSTLDSAPLRRDDYIPPGGVVRAKPQMLTGRKEPDSEGGEDKTKQRGKKEPPKPTIRVAPINLAPLTPPKPQKSNEPAPQKPVIRLPVDVIKSSKAGGAKPLEAHMKRSEAKTAEQPKGRAVAKALTPEEEKEAKKKGKSGPAEQQDMLLGGREGRLKTRKEKDVQKPKAKVEDEDAPVGRISRPVNRNKIIRRGSGSTAAPRKSKIVLQIPCSVREFSEAAGISAAQVLGKLLGMGKMVTITGLLDDETAEFLALEFGVEVELRKPADAEETLLSDADAEDDPATLLSRPPVITFLGHVDHGKTSLLDKIIGIDVASGESGGITQHIRAYQIEHHGRQISFVDTPGHEAFTEMRARGANVTDIAVLVVAADDGVMPQTEEAISHARAAGVPIVVALNKIDLPGVDEQKIFSQLATAGLLPTEWGGEVEVVRTSALTGKGLDDLLETLFTIAELHELRANPDRLAVGTCLEAEVHGDRGVIAKFIVQRGTLRVGDAVVCGSASGYIKAMFNTLKPREKLEEAGPSTPVNITGLDTAPSAGQHFYAVKDISQAREVASKREIRQRDLVIGGKGTQHITLETILERISTEQAKNLNLILRADTRGSIEAILKEFTKLEHPEVKIKVLQASVGGISEADIHLADASDAIVLGFNVVPDEKARGLAEQRGVQIRRYEIIYKLTEDLKAALEGMLKPEQREMDLGRALVQRTFAISRVGTIAGCRVLSGIIPRNARMRVIRDSRVIGEYSIETLKREKDDAKEVREGLECGIKLAGYNDIKEGDILEAYRIEEIARTL